One window of the Anopheles cruzii chromosome 2, idAnoCruzAS_RS32_06, whole genome shotgun sequence genome contains the following:
- the LOC128267867 gene encoding uncharacterized protein LOC128267867, which yields MAGIVRSIIVAKSIRNICNTFTNVTPRRYASSNRVKRIKKPEITDRDANQAKAAAMRAEIEEQGSLFEGKRFESVAQSLSSRGYLRAVKPYTPPDNVCEQLQSLAKAQGITDQKRSFNGLEQKFAFLTACSETFGHSIPNSLLHEVHSVDDALVFYQTPIDTRLPLDLIGSMDLPENLHIQQESVRFHPETDTMFGGKSAFPKSSTIVTGLKYKQKYRGHEAKKSWP from the exons ATGGCCGGAATAGTGCGTTCGATTATCGTTGCGAAAAGTATTAGGAATATTTGCAATACATTCACG AATGTTACTCCTCGACGGTACGCCAGCTCGAATCGTGTCAAACGTATCAAGAAGCCGGAAATTACGGATCGCGATGCGAATCAGGCAAAAGCGGCCGCTATGCGCGCGGAAATTGAAGAACAGGGTTCACTTTTCGAAGGCAAACGATTCGAATCTGTAGCACAATCTCTTTCCAGCCGAGG GTATCTACGAGCAGTAAAGCCATACACTCCGCCAGACAACGTATGCGAACAGCTGCAATCATTAGCTAAAGCGCAGGGCATTACCGATCAGAAGCGATCATTCAATGGACTCGAGCAAAAGTTTGCCTTTTTGACCGCGTGTAGCGAAACCTTTGGCCATTCCATACCGAATTCGTTGCTACACGAAGTGCACTCCGTTG ATGATGCCCTTGTTTTCTATCAGACACCGATCGATACCAGACTTCCGTTGGATTTAATCGGTAGCATGGATTTACCGGAAAATCTGCACATACAACAGGAAAGCGTACGCTTCCATCCGGAGACGGACACGATGTTTGGAGGAAAGTCGGCATTCCCGAAAAGCTCAACAATCGTGACCGGATTAAAGTACAAACAGAAGTACCGCGGCCACGAGGCTAAAAAATCGTGGCCTTAG
- the LOC128267112 gene encoding transcription factor grauzone-like, whose product MGDEKDYKCRLCLTEIEKSDNYFSVDDRGIREKMTLIFNFPIVPMDTLDVICKGCDAKVADFHAYHEQVRQNQDLLWRSGSVQKEECFETVKLEPAPLMDYEDFEQPIELLDDDKQLAVKGEPNDDDPMASGSNSTPPSECTVSDEEPETDPIMPRRRAKRRKLSDATAGRQQEPTSRASIKEGFEEQNRRLQEFYEMKCELCHEKLDCFTSLKNHYHKQHKVQGYINCCGRTFSSRYRLLEHLSFHVGSSMVRCDICNKSFSTRSYLQVHNSRMHGRAEDRPYKCTQCHQSYALECHLKAHMVTHVRVNCEICGKLLASSLSLRVHMVNIHGKRENLICDSCGKEFRTRQAFDRHVNLHLGIDPTEQVQCTLCSKWHRSKRALKVHVQLVHNEAGQTFKCDLCSHESPNSRAMANHKQRVHVGERFACEVCGKRFKRQLYLKEHIALHTGKPLYSCEICGATFNSNANKYSHRKNKHPVEWEARRKLLQQEASG is encoded by the exons ATGGGTGATGAAAAGGATTATAAATGTCGGTTATGTTTGACTGAAATCGAAAAGAGCGACAACTACTTCTCCGTCGACGACAGGGGTATTCGTGAAAAAATGACGCTGATTTTCAACTTTCCG ATCGTGCCGATGGACACATTGGATGTGATATGTAAAGGGTGCGATGCGAAGGTGGCGGACTTTCACGCCTATCACGAGCAGGTTAGGCAGAATCAGGACCTGCTGTGGAGGTCCGGGAGTGTGCAGAAGGAGGAATGTTTCGAGACGGTGAAACTGGAACCAGCCCCTTTGATGGACTATGAAGACTTTGAGCAGCCGATAGAGTTGCTGGATGACGACAAGCAGCTTGCCGTAAAGGGAGAACCGAATGACGATGATCCGATGGCTTCCGGTAGCAACAGCACGCCACCGAGTGAATGTACCGTGAGCGAtgaggaaccggaaacggatccgATAATGCCCCGGCGAAGGGCAAAGCGACGAAAGCTAAGCGATgcgaccgccggccgccagcaAGAGCCAACAAGCCGAGCGAGCATCAAGGAAGGCTTCGAAGAACAGAACCGGCGTTTGCAGGAGTTCTACGAGATGAAGTGCGAATTGTGCCACGAGAAACTGGACTGCTTTACGTCGCTGAAAAATCACTACCACAAGCAGCACAAAGTGCAGGGCTACATAAATTGTTGCGGACGAACGTTTAGCAGCCGGTACCGGTTGCTGGAGCACTTATCGTTCCACGTCGGCTCGAGCATGGTCCGGTGCGATATCTGCAACAAGAGCTTCAGCACTCGCAGCTACCTGCAAGTGCACAACAGCCGGATGCACGGGCGGGCAGAGGACCGGCCGTACAAGTGCACACAGTGCCATCAGTCGTACGCCCTGGAGTGTCATCTGAAAGCTCACATGGTAACGCACGTGCGGGTCAACTGTGAAATTTGCGGCAAGCTTCTGGCGAGCAGTCTATCCCTCCGCGTGCACATGGTCAACATTCACGGCAAGCGGGAAAACCTGATATGCGATAGCTGCGGCAAGGAGTTCCGGACCCGGCAGGCGTTCGACAGACACGTTAACCTACACCTGGGCATCGATCCGACGGAGCAAGTCCAGTGTACTCTGTGCTCGAAGTGGCACCGAAGCAAACGGGCTCTGAAGGTTCACGTGCAGCTAGTACATAACGAGGCAGGACAGACGTTCAAGTGTGACCTGTGTTCCCACGAGAGTCCCAACTCCCGGGCCATGGCAAACCACAAGCAGCGAGTGCACGTTGGTGAGCGGTTTGCGTGCGAAGTTTGTGGCAAACGCTTCAAGCGGCAGCTCTACCTGAAGGAGCACATTGCGCTGCACACCGGCAAACCGCTCTACTCGTGCGAAATCTGTGGCGCAACGTTCAATTCCAACGCGAACAAGTACTCGcatcggaaaaacaaacatccggTCGAGTGGGAAGCccgccggaagctgctgcagcaagAGGCGAGTGGATGA
- the LOC128267594 gene encoding zinc finger protein 829-like, with protein sequence MSLLCRLCLCSIRNKRRTPMKNEQLCAMMERVFCFVVADEEHFPAEVCWKCFCWVRDFSWFSQRVQAVQELLNREYIFGNTSLSEASHVKSHPALASADDTEIEPPATSETSLIEDDAVGEHQMPTKFCPDLSAEDEEQMQMLDGEPVKEEVLEDENDYDGEDIATMSDLDSIVKMGSVRAINTFTDIESLVETEHAADMENLIKAGYSVEIESAEPMPTAADYSLEGDLLAELEIPCDADTQIQILDNEENVPTVQPHGTRPTRTFPIVPAYKLPRNEHDSDTLIKQFLDYKCELCPDAERKQSFDTFYSLRIHYEEEHDTPGYMRCCNRKFHRRNWLKEHINHHRGVYRCKTCDKVFCAERTLRWHEENMHKELGWILEPDERPFECDTCGYTCTNAKSLASHKQRHRKKECPICNIVYNANSLKTHMAHVHQIGEILICEMCAHKSYSKQAMDKHKMLHHANGDTKFVTTCQYCGKGFQRPERLKAHIIYNHTQKGQVYQCDICGRNSPNSRALYEHKSRIHAEKRFPCEYCGKVFARKLYLSDHLSTHTGNRKYECKICGVKYSSRGNIANHRKKKHPELVLLKK encoded by the exons ATGAGCTTATTGTGTCGACTATGCTTGTGCTCGATAAGGAATAAGAGACGGACGCCCATGAAAAATGAACAGCTGTGTGCGATGATGGAAcgcgtgttttgtttcgtg GTCGCCGATGAGGAACACTTTCCGGCAGAGGTTTGTTGGAAGTGCTTCTGCTGGGTGCGGGACTTCAGTTGGTTCAGCCAGCGAGTGCAGGCCGTCCAGGAGCTGCTGAATCGCGAATATATTTTCGGAAATACTTCCCTTTCCGAAGCATCGCATGTGAAATCTCATCCCGCACTTGCCTCAGCCGATGACACCGAAATCGAACCGCCAGCGACAAGCGAGACCAGTCTGATCGAAGACGATGCTGTTGGTGAGCACCAAATGCCCACCAAATTCTGCCCCGATCTATCGGCTGAAGACGAAGAGCAGATGCAGATGCTCGATGGCGAACCTGTTAAGGAGGAGGTTTTGGAAGACGAGAACGACTACGACGGCGAGGACATTGCTACTATGTCGGACCTTGACtcgattgtgaaaatgggATCGGTTCGAGCAATCAATACATTTACGGACATCGAATCTCTTGTGGAAACGGAACATGCAGCGGAcatggaaaatttaattaaagccGGTTATTCTGTGGAGATAGAATCTGCTGAACCTATGCCGACTGCCGCCGACTACTCACTGGAAGGCGACCTACTAGCCGAGCTCGAGATACCGTGTGACGCGGATACTCAGATCCAGATTTTGGACAACGAAGAAAATGTGCCAACAGTACAGCCTCATGGTACACGGCCCACTCGCACTTTTCCGATCGTGCCGGCCTACAAACTACCTCGTAACGAGCACGACAGTGACACTCTAATAAAGCAGTTTCTGGATTACAAATGCGAACTGTGCCCGGACGCGGAGCGAAAACAGTCATTCGACACGTTCTACAGTTTGCGGATACACTACGAGGAAGAGCATGACACGCCAGGTTACATGCGCTGTTGTAACCGAAAGTTCCACCGCCGGAACTGGTTGAAAGAGCACATCAATCATCACCGTGGAGTGTATCGCTGTAAAACGTGCGACAAAGTTTTCTGCGCCGAACGAACCCTGCGCTGGCACGAGGAGAACATGCACAAGGAGCTGGGCTGGATATTGGAGCCAGACGAGCGACCATTTGAGTGCGACACGTGTGGGTACACGTGCACCAACGCAAAGTCACTGGCCAGCCACAAGCAAAGGCATAGGAAAAAAGAGTGCCCCATTTGCAACATCGTCTATAATGCCAATTCGCTCAAAACGCACATGGCACACGTGCACCAAATAGGTGAGATACTGATTTGCGAGATGTGTGCCCATAAATCTTATTCGAAGCAGGCAATGGATAAGCACAAGATGCTTCACCATGCCAACGGGGACACCAAGTTTGTCACGACCTGCCAGTATTGTGGAAAAGGTTTCCAGCGTCCAGAACGTTTGAAAGCGCACATCATCTACAACCACACGCAAAAGGGGCAGGTTTATCAGTGCGACATTTGTGGCCGAAACAGCCCCAACAGCAGGGCGCTTTACGAGCACAAATCAAGAATTCATGCAGAAAAGCGTTTCCCGTGCGAGTACTGCGGTAAGGTGTTTGCCCGGAAGCTCTACCTTAGCGACCACCTGTCCACCCATACGGGCAATCGGAAGTACGAGTGCAAAATATGCGGCGTAAAGTACAGTTCGCGGGGAAACATCGCCAACCACCGGAAAAAGAAGCACCCGGAACTGGTGCTCCTAAAGAAATGA